One window of the Cryptomeria japonica chromosome 7, Sugi_1.0, whole genome shotgun sequence genome contains the following:
- the LOC131040847 gene encoding ferritin-2, chloroplastic, with protein sequence MLLRVPAATSVAISSPKHQDAFKDKAAGNHSLGQLSYQRQKRDLFSIRAMNVESNSKPVTGVIFEPFAEVQNELVQVSVNYTKSFARQRFDGACEAALNEQINVEYNVSYIYHALFAYFDRDNVALPGFAKYFKDASDEERDHAVKLMQYQNIRGGKVKLQSILMPVMEFDHPEKGDALYAMELALSLEKLNNEKLLRLHSVAAQCNDAQMTDFIEGNFLAKQVEDIKKVSEYVAQLRRIGKGHGVWHFDKMLLNGADAGEGGVAAV encoded by the exons ATGTTGCTTAGAGTCCCTGCAGCTACTTCTGTTGCCATATCATCTCCGAAGCATCAAGATGCTTTTAAGGATAAAGCAGCGGGGAATCATTCTTTAGGCCAGTTGTCATATCAGAGACAAAAGAGAGATCTATTTAGCATACGTGCCATGAATGTAGAGAGCAATAGTAAGCCTGTCACAGGTGTTATCTTTGAGCCTTTTGCTGAAGTGCAAAACGAGCTTGTTCAAGTTTCTGTAAACTATACTAAATCCTTTGCACGCCAAAGGTTTGATGGTGCATGTGAAGCCGCTTTGAATGAACAAATCAA TGTGGAATATAACGTTTCATACATTTATCATGCTCTGTTTGCCTATTTTGACCGAGACAATGTTGCTCTTCCAGGATTTGCGAA ATACTTCAAAGATGCTAGTGATGAGGAACGTGACCATGCAGTAAAGCTAATGCAGTACCAG AATATACGTGGTGGAAAAGTAAAACTTCAATCTATATTGATGCCTGTGATGGAATTTGATCATCCAGAGAAAGGGGACGCCTTATATG CCATGGAGCTTGCATTGTCTTTGGAAAAGCTCAATAATGAAAAGCTTCTCAGATTACATTCT GTGGCTGCACAGTGTAACGATGCACAAATGACAGATTTCATAGAGGGTAACTTCCTTGCCAAGCAG GTGGAGGACATTAAAAAGGTTTCTGAATATGTTGCtcaattgagaagaattggaaaAGGGCATG GTGTATGGCACTTTGACAAAATGCTTCTCAATGGAGCAGATGCTGGTGAAGGTGGTGTTGCAGCTGTGTAA